From a region of the Mauremys mutica isolate MM-2020 ecotype Southern chromosome 12, ASM2049712v1, whole genome shotgun sequence genome:
- the FOXJ1 gene encoding forkhead box protein J1 — MLDLPILASPDMADSWLNLQSEEERGQESSMGDSANLDDSLTSLQWLQEFSIINANVGKSSSSPSSSDPHGYHKIPGSAAPCSPLAADPACIGMPHTPGKPISSSTSRTTHLGMGMQAQPLEDIDYKTNPHVKPPYSYATLICMAMEASKKTKITLSAIYKWITDNFCYFRHADPTWQNSIRHNLSLNKCFIKVPREKDEPGKGGFWKIDPQYADRLMNGAFKKRRMPPVQIHPAFTSRVQQEAGTAANQAASSWSNDSVLNVNMESQQLLKEFEEVTSDQNWNPVDGKMGHKRKQPLPKRMHKTARLSSSPLLTQEEQTELGSLKGDFDWEAIFDTTLNGDFSTFEDLELTPPISPITRDVDLTVHGRHIDCPQEWCPVGQDQVLTESNQNNLDFDETFMATSFLQHPWDEERNDYLSNSVNMDQLFELNDSSLPTDMSDWSSMGSFL, encoded by the exons ATGTTGGACCTGCCCATTCTGGCCTCCCCAGACATGGCTGACAGCTGGTTGAACCTGCAGTCAGAGGAAGaaagagggcaggaaagcagcatGGGGGACTCTGCCAACCTGGACGACAGCCTGACCAGCCTACAGTGGCTGCAAGAGTTTTCCATCATCAATGCCAACGTGGGCAAGTCTTCCTCTTCTCCCAGCAGCTCGGACCCTCACGGCTACCACaagattcctggctctgctgctcctTGCTCCCCCTTGGCTGCTGACCCAGCTTGCATTGGGATGCCCCACACCCCCGGCAAACCCATTTCATCTTCCACCTCCAGGACTACTCACCTGGGGATGGGcatgcaggcccagcccttggaAGACATAGATTACAAGACCAACCCCCATGTGAAGCCCCCTTACTCCTATGCAACTCTCATCTGCATGGCCATGGAAGCCAGCAAGAAAACCAAAATCACCCTTTCGGCCATCTACAAATGGATTACGGACAACTTCTGCTACTTCAGACACGCTGACCCCACCTGGCAG AATTCCATCCGGCACAACCTATCCTTGAACAAGTGCTTCATCAAGGTGCCGCGAGAGAAGGATGAGCCAGGAAAAGGTGGATTCTGGAAGATCGACCCTCAGTACGCAGACAGGCTTATGAATGGGGCCTTCAAGAAACGCAGGATGCCCCCTGTGCAGATCCACCCGGCCTTCACCAGCAGAGTCCAACAAGAAGCTGGGACTGCTGCCAACCAGGCAGCATCCTCTTGGTCCAACGACAGTGTCCTGAATGTCAACATGGAGTCACAGCAGCTGCTCAAAGAGTTTGAGGAAGTCACGAGTGACCAGAATTGGAACCCAGTGGATGGGAAAATGGGCCATAAACGTAAGCAGCCATTGCCCAAACGGATGCACAAGACAGCTCGTCTCTCTAGCTCCCCCTTGCTCACCCAGGAAGAACAGACAGAGCTTGgctcattgaaaggtgactttGACTGGGAAGCTATCTTTGACACCACCTTGAATGGTGACTTCTccacttttgaggatctggagcTCACACCTCCTATTAGCCCAATAACCAGAGATGTGGACTTGACAGTGCATGGAAGacacattgactgtccacaggaaTGGTGCCCAGTTGGGCAAGATCAGGTCCTAACAGAATCCAACCAGAACAACTTAGACTTTGATGAAACCTTCATGGCCACTTCTTTCCTTCAGCATCCCTGGGATGAAGAGAGAAACGATTATCTCTCAAATTCGGTCAACATGGACCAGTTGTTTGAACTCAACGACTCTTCTTTGCCCACAGACATGAGTGACTGGAGCAGTATGGGATCTTTTTTATAA